In Ailuropoda melanoleuca isolate Jingjing chromosome 7, ASM200744v2, whole genome shotgun sequence, one genomic interval encodes:
- the LOC100484059 gene encoding olfactory receptor 1L1 — translation MGRNNLTRPSEFILLGLSSRPEDQKTLFAVFLPIYLITVIGNLLIILAIRSDTRLQTPMYFFLSILSFVDICYVTVIIPKMLVNFLSETKAISYSECLTQMYFFIAFGNTDSYLLAAMAIDRYVAICNPFHYITIMNHRRCVLLLVLSFCIPHLHSLLHILLTNQLIFCASNVIHHFFCDDQPVLKLSCSSHFVKEITVMTEGLAVIMTPFSCIIISYLRILITVLKIPSAAGKRKAFSTCGSHLTVVTLFYGSISYVYFQPLSNYTVKDRIATIIYTILTPMLNPFIYSLRNKDMKQGLTKLMHQVKCQ, via the coding sequence ATGGGAAGAAATAATCTAACAAGACCCTCTGAATTCATCCTCCTGGGACTTTCTTCTAGACCTGAAGATCAGAAGACACTCTTTGCTGTGTTTCTCCCCATCTACCTCATCACAGTGATTGGAAACCTACTCATCATCCTAGCCATCCGCTCAGACACTCGCCTCCAGAcacccatgtactttttcctgaGCATCCTGTCCTTTGTTGACATTTGCTATGTGACAGTCATTATACCCAAGATGCTGGTGAACTTCTTATCAGAGACAAAGGCCATCTCTTATAGTGAGTGTCTGACCCAGATGTACTTCTTCATAGCTTTTGGAAACACAGACAGTTACCTCCTAGCAGCCATGGCCATTGACCGCTATGTAGCCATATGTAATCCCTTTCACTACATCACCATCATGAACCACAGACGCTGTGTCCTGCTTCTGGTCCTCTCCTTTTGCATTCCACACCTCCACTCCCTCCTGCACATTCTCCTAACCAATCAACTCATCTTCTGTGCCTCTAATGTCATCCACCATTTTTTCTGTGATGACCAGCCAGTGCTAAAATTGTCCTGTTCCTCCCATTTTGTCAAAGAAATCACAGTAATGACAGAAGGGTTGGCTGTCATAATGACACCCTTTTCATGCATCATCATCTCTTATTTGAGAATCCTTATCACTGTTCTGAAGATTCCTTCAGCTGCCGGGAAGCGCAAAGCATTTTCTACCTGTGGCTCTCATCTCACAGTGGTGACCCTGTTTTATGGAAGCATTAGCTATGTTTATTTCCAGCCCCTGTCCAACTATACTGTCAAGGATCGAATAGCAACAATCATCTACACCATACTGACTCCCATGCTGAACCCATTTATCTATAGTCTGAGGAACAAAGACATGAAGCAGGGCTTAACAAAGCTGATGCACCAGGTGAAATGCCAATAA